One Desulfobacteraceae bacterium genomic window, CCGGGCCTGGGCGGCGGCGTCCAGGTCGGCGCAGATGACGCCCTTGGAGGGTGAGGCGCGCTTGATTTCGGCGATGATGTTGGGGCTGCCGGCCGGGGATTGGGCCAGGGCGTCAAAAAATGGGCGGATGTCGCGGCGCCCGGTCGCCTGCATGCGCAGCCCGGCTTCGGGCACCCTGCGGGCGGCGGTGTCCACCTCGGCCCGCTTGGTTTGGACGATGCGCTCCAGAATGTCCATGGCTTCAGCCGTTCTCCCGGGAGAAGCGCACCAGCGCCTCTAGCTTGGCGGCGGCCGCGCCGCTGTCCAGGGCCGACTCGGCCAGGCCCAGCCCTTCGGCCAGGCTGGCGGCTTTGCCGGCGGCCATCAGGGCGGCTGCGGCGTTGATCAGGACCACATTGCACCGCGGGCCCTTTTCACCGGCCAGGATTTTGCGGGTGATCTCGGCGTTGGTGGCGGCGTCCCCGCCGGCCATGGTTGCGGGGTCCGCCAGGCTGCCGAAAAACTGCTCGGGGTGAAGGTCGTAGGTGGTCACCAACCCGTCCCTGAGTTCCGCCACGCGGGTCGGGGCGCAGACCGAGATCTCGTCCAGGCCGTCGTGGCCGTGGACCACCAGGGCCCGCCGGCCGCCCAAAAGCTTCAGGGCGTTGGCGAACATCTCGGTCAAGGGCCGCGCGTAGACCCCCAAGAGCTGGCAGTTGGCGCCGGCCGGGTTGGTCAGCGGGCCCAGCATGTTGAAGATGCTGCGGATCGCCACCTCCTTGCGGGCCTTGGCGGCGTGGCGCATGGCGCTGTGGTAGAGGGGGGCGAAGAGAAAACCGATGCCCAGCTCAAAAATGGCCTCTTCGACCAGCTCGGGGTCGGTGTTTAGGTTGACCCCAAGGGCCTCCAGCAGGTCGGCGCTGCCGCATTGGCTGGAGATCGAGCGGTTGCCGTGCTTGGCCACCGTGACCCCGCAACCGGCCACGACGAAGGCGGTGGTTGTGGAAATGTTGAAGGTTTGGGCGCCGTCGCCGCCCGTGCCGCAGGTGTCCACCACCACGTCGCCGGGGGTCTGGATGCGATGGGCCTTGCGGCGCATGGCCTGGGCCGCCCCGGCGAGCTCCTCGAAGGTTTCGCCCTTGGTGGCCAGCGCTCCCATCAGAGCACCGATCTGGGCGTCGGTGGCCTCGCCGGAGAGCACATGGTCGATCATGGCGCCCATTTCAACGGCAGTCAGGTCACGGCCCTGGACGATTTTATTCAGATTGTCACGGAACATGCCTAATTCTCCTCCCTGGTAGCAGCCGGGGTGCCGGCTTTGGCGGGGTTGGTGGATTTCAGAAAATTGCGCAGCAGGCGCTTGCCCACCGGGGTCATGATGGATTCGGGGTGAAACTGGATCCCC contains:
- the trpD gene encoding anthranilate phosphoribosyltransferase, producing the protein MFRDNLNKIVQGRDLTAVEMGAMIDHVLSGEATDAQIGALMGALATKGETFEELAGAAQAMRRKAHRIQTPGDVVVDTCGTGGDGAQTFNISTTTAFVVAGCGVTVAKHGNRSISSQCGSADLLEALGVNLNTDPELVEEAIFELGIGFLFAPLYHSAMRHAAKARKEVAIRSIFNMLGPLTNPAGANCQLLGVYARPLTEMFANALKLLGGRRALVVHGHDGLDEISVCAPTRVAELRDGLVTTYDLHPEQFFGSLADPATMAGGDAATNAEITRKILAGEKGPRCNVVLINAAAALMAAGKAASLAEGLGLAESALDSGAAAAKLEALVRFSRENG